The Ramlibacter algicola genome segment GCGTCGCCGACGGCGACCTCACGGACCGCGTCAGGCTGCGCACCGAGGGCGAGACCCAGGGCATGCTGGACGCGGTCGAGGGCATGACGGACCGCCTGCGCGGGCTCGTGAGCGAAGTGGCCCACCGCGCGCGCAGCGTCGCGGACACCAGTTCGCAGATCGCGCAGGGCAACCTGGACCTGTCGCAGCGCACCGAGGAACAGGCCAGCACGCTGGAGGAGACCGCCAGCTCGATGGAGGAGCTCACGTCCACCGTGGCGCACAACGCCGACACCGCGCGCCAGGCCAGCAAGCTCGCCGCCGAGGCATCCGCGACGGCGCAGCGCGGCGGCGAAGTGGTCGACGAGGTGGTGCGCACGATGGACGGCATCCTCGACGCCTCGCGCAAGATCGCCGACATCATCGGTGTCATCGACGGCATCGCCTTCCAGACCAACATCCTGGCGCTCAATGCCGCCGTCGAGGCGGCCCGCGCGGGCGAGCAGGGCCGCGGCTTCGCGGTGGTCGCCGCCGAGGTGCGCAACCTCGCGCACCGCACGACCGCCGCCGCCAAGGAGATCAAGGGCCTCATTGCCGACTCCGAGCAGCGGGTGCAGGCCGGCTCGACCAAGGTCGACGCTGCCGGCCACACGATGGTCG includes the following:
- a CDS encoding methyl-accepting chemotaxis protein, with protein sequence MPGLSMAAKLRLFTVLPALPAAAAAGIAWWGGADTNAVFAIGALAIVTGAGSALLMRGMRRGVQAPLRAATRVILSVADGDLTDRVRLRTEGETQGMLDAVEGMTDRLRGLVSEVAHRARSVADTSSQIAQGNLDLSQRTEEQASTLEETASSMEELTSTVAHNADTARQASKLAAEASATAQRGGEVVDEVVRTMDGILDASRKIADIIGVIDGIAFQTNILALNAAVEAARAGEQGRGFAVVAAEVRNLAHRTTAAAKEIKGLIADSEQRVQAGSTKVDAAGHTMVGVVMSVQKVSDLIAEIAAASQEQSAGIGQVNTAVSQMERVVQQNASLVEEASAATESLREQAQSMLQLVAHFKVGDQPAAPAAAPRAAAKPAAPSPIKVKPASAALPPAYTAAISAALHKPRAGQGDWEEF